A portion of the Glandiceps talaboti chromosome 13, keGlaTala1.1, whole genome shotgun sequence genome contains these proteins:
- the LOC144444285 gene encoding monocarboxylate transporter 12-like, whose protein sequence is MSDISEYSANPPDGGWGWFVVLATFIVTAFGPGSYYAFGVLYVAFLDAFGESKAATSLVTSMSAFIFVMMGPVGLASSRKFGHRKTVIAAGLIMSVGLFATSVTTSLYQVYFTYSIITGCGGGMALIASVEMVGVYFKKRLSLAIGLAMAGAGAGQFILSVVTQILVDKYGWRGTLMILSAMTANICVAGALFRPLNDNTTKPKEYKTIPSNENIFINNELTEHVAILDHVKDKSSPNASTKTKSDERKTKTKSGCVCGLKSFLGSLYDVSLFKEPLYYLLILTGISQMIYVIMFGIGLGGYIVMVPVVVSYFLGAKRMGYGLSSVGQAEGITGLFIGPLSGWMRDTSGSYDGAFWLSAIVLVIGAIVTMLLPVVDKLLKRKRQTSDVTESKIPNQGGTNDLLVAECMTTI, encoded by the exons ATGTCTGATATCAGCGAATATAGCGCAAACCCCCCTGATGGTGGCTGGGGATGGTTCGTTGTCCTAGCAACCTTCATTGTGACAGCATTTGGACCAGGTAGCTACTATGCCTTTGGAGTTCTGTATGTTGCATTTTTGGATGCGTTTGGTGAATCCAAAGCCGCTACAT CTTTGGTTACTTCAATGTCTGCGTTTATATTCGTTATGATGGGACCCGTTGGTCTAGCATCGTCAAGAAAGTTTGGCCATCGTAAAACGGTGATAGCTGCAGGACTGATAATGTCAGTAGGACTCTTTGCGACCTCTGTTACAACATCTCTTTATCAGGTGTATTTCACGTACAGCATAATTACAG GATGTGGTGGAGGAATGGCACTTATAGCGTCCGTTGAAATGGTTGGCGTGTATTTCAAAAAACGGTTATCACTTGCGATTGGACTAGCTATGGCAGGGGCCGGTGCAGGACAGTTTATCTTATCTGTAGTGACTCAGATTCTGGTAGATAAGTATGGATGGCGAGGAACATTAATGATACTATCTGCAATGACAGCGAACATATGTGTGGCTGGCGCCCTCTTCAGACCTTTAAACGACAATACTACCAAGCCAAAGGAGTACAAAACTATtccttcaaatgaaaatattttcataaataacgAACTTACAGAACACGTAGCTATCCTTGACCACGTGAAAGATAAAAGTAGCCCAAACGCTTCCACAAAGACTAAGTCCGACGAAAGGAAAACGAAAACCAAATCGGGCTGTGTATGTGGATTAAAGTCGTTTTTAGGATCACTTTATGATGTATCATTATTCAAGGAACCACTTTACTACCTTTTGATTCTAACTGGTATCT CTCAAATGATATATGTCATTATGTTCGGCATTGGCCTTGGTGGATATATAGTCATGGTCCCCGTGGTTGTCTCATATTTTCTGGGTGCAAAAAGGATGGGATATGGACTGTCATCTGTTGGACAAGCAGAAGGCATTACGGGGTTATTCATTGGACCACTCTCGG GATGGATGCGTGATACCTCTGGAAGCTATGATGGCGCTTTCTGGCTCTCTGCTATAGTCTTGGTGATAGGGGCCATAGTTACAATGCTTCTACCAGTGGTGGATAAACTTTTGAAAAGGAAACGCCAAACGTCTGATGTCACGGAGAGCAAAATTCCGAACCAAGGAGGAACCAACGATTTGCTGGTTGCAGAATGTATGACTACCATCTGA